The Lysinibacillus irui sequence CATGGGTATATGGTGTTTTTCAAATAGTGTAAAATTTAATTCGTTTGGACTTACATAACAAAATGTATTCTTAGACCAATAACCTAGATAGCGGAATGTTAATAGTGAGAGAAAAGGAGAGCTGCATATACAAGCTCTCCATTCAATTTAATGAAGATTCTTCTGTAAAAACGCTTTTGTGCGGTCGTTTTGTGGGTTGGTAAAGAAGTTGTCTGGGTGACCGGTTTCGATAATGTCTCCACCATCCATAAAGACAACCTTGTTGGCTACTTCTTTGGCAAAGCCCATTTCATGAGTGACGACAATCATTGTCATTTGGTCTTCTGCCAAGCTTTTCATGACTTTTAAGACTTCGCCCGTTAGTTCAGGATCTAAGGCTGAAGTTGGTTCATCAAATAATAGTAATTGAGGATTCAACATCAAGGCACGGGCAATTGCAACACGTTGTTTTTGACCACCGGAAAGATTGGCAGGGTAGGCGTTTGCTTTGTCGGAAAGCCCAATTTTTTTCAGCAAATCTAGACAACGGCTCGTAATGGCTTCAGACGACTCAGTTTTTAATAAGCGCGGAGCCATTTCGAGATTTTGCTGAACTGTTAGATGGGGGAATAGGTTAAAGTGTTGAAAGACCATGCCCATTTTAGCTGTTATCGTTTTAATGTCCTGTGGTTTAGCATATTTTCCATTTCGCACAAGATAATCACCATCAACTAAAATACTCCCTCCCTC is a genomic window containing:
- a CDS encoding amino acid ABC transporter ATP-binding protein, which translates into the protein MALMEVTNLKKSFDQVEVLKQITFTVEKNDVIAVIGPSGSGKSTMLRSLIYLEEIEGGSILVDGDYLVRNGKYAKPQDIKTITAKMGMVFQHFNLFPHLTVQQNLEMAPRLLKTESSEAITSRCLDLLKKIGLSDKANAYPANLSGGQKQRVAIARALMLNPQLLLFDEPTSALDPELTGEVLKVMKSLAEDQMTMIVVTHEMGFAKEVANKVVFMDGGDIIETGHPDNFFTNPQNDRTKAFLQKNLH